The Halarchaeum grantii genome includes a window with the following:
- a CDS encoding universal stress protein, producing MTRILVPIDSSQQSTDALEYALEEFTSDDITLIHIIDPIEAGYTAQATVPGYSEEWYEQAESEAETLFESAQETADEYGVTLDTVTEVGRPSRTIVNYAEENDFEHIVMGSHGRSGVTRILLGSVAENVVRRSPIPVTIVR from the coding sequence ATGACGCGAATCCTCGTACCCATCGACAGCTCGCAGCAGTCCACGGACGCCCTCGAGTACGCCCTCGAGGAGTTCACCAGCGACGACATCACGCTCATCCACATCATCGACCCCATCGAGGCCGGCTACACCGCCCAAGCCACCGTCCCCGGCTACTCCGAGGAGTGGTACGAGCAGGCCGAATCCGAGGCCGAAACCCTCTTCGAGAGCGCCCAGGAGACCGCCGACGAGTACGGCGTCACCCTCGATACCGTCACCGAAGTCGGCCGCCCCTCGCGCACCATCGTCAACTACGCCGAGGAGAACGACTTCGAGCACATCGTCATGGGGAGCCACGGCCGCAGCGGCGTCACCCGCATCCTCCTCGGCAGCGTCGCCGAGAACGTCGTCCGGCGCTCCCCCATCCCCGTCACCATCGTGCGCTAG
- a CDS encoding ATP-binding protein, which yields MTDSDLGDFSEFGGDGEGDAEGDRAGGARDADTDADTDTGTASESFERVAYEGGGGDGLGVLAVSEGLRIGEREDETRLRAYVTSANRSNVRLGRYLVAPYPDGESLFCRIVGLEYGRRFHGDDANEIHARRAMQSGDIDEDDYRFVADLEPVSVLYRDDGELKRRMPDRVPKPETVVREADDDAEIKTALKIPDAGVFVGHLAVGGEKVRTGATPPTIDYRVKDDYATGDPLAFRHTLVAGGTGSGKTHTAKNVLRQYLSEERTYPVEAGSDREVQAAVVQFDPQDEYAQMHDDNPDATREDEHRWEREGIAHGGHDDTVAFVPKVGNATYTAAHHGADQVPFTIPFSMARSRPWLAASAGLNDNQYPALQDLLQRFFRQRGADGTYEEFCAFLDDPALKEELDESGKVHEATYEAVFRRVRGVPDGVFDQDARPITDLVEQFVKPGRLSVVPTYHISDSRATETVVLALASLLVDEKLSSDPRHPRIAETPLVVGMDEAHNFLADADTVQARHVVAKFTDAAKQGRKERLGLFLITQDPQDVAESVFKQINTKVVLNLGDEDAIKSVNIPASLAEKVPYMETGQMVVYSPDNSEPVELVGLPTCLTRHGRD from the coding sequence ATGACCGACAGCGACCTCGGCGACTTCTCCGAGTTCGGCGGCGACGGGGAGGGCGACGCCGAGGGGGACCGAGCCGGCGGCGCCCGCGACGCCGACACGGATGCGGACACTGACACCGGGACGGCGAGCGAGTCCTTCGAGCGCGTCGCCTACGAGGGCGGCGGCGGCGACGGCCTCGGCGTGCTCGCCGTCTCCGAGGGCCTGCGAATCGGCGAGCGCGAGGACGAGACGCGCCTGCGCGCCTACGTCACGAGCGCGAACCGCTCGAACGTCCGGTTGGGGCGCTATCTCGTCGCCCCCTACCCGGACGGCGAGTCGCTCTTCTGTCGCATCGTCGGCCTCGAGTACGGCCGGCGCTTCCACGGCGACGACGCGAACGAGATCCACGCGCGGCGCGCGATGCAGAGCGGCGACATCGACGAGGACGATTACCGGTTCGTCGCCGACCTCGAACCCGTCAGCGTCCTCTATCGGGACGACGGCGAGCTGAAGCGCCGGATGCCCGACCGCGTGCCGAAGCCCGAGACCGTCGTCCGCGAGGCCGACGACGACGCGGAGATAAAGACCGCGCTCAAGATACCCGACGCCGGCGTCTTCGTCGGCCATCTCGCCGTCGGCGGCGAGAAGGTTCGAACGGGCGCGACCCCGCCCACCATCGACTACCGCGTGAAGGACGACTACGCGACGGGCGACCCGCTCGCGTTCCGCCACACGCTCGTCGCCGGCGGCACCGGGTCGGGGAAGACCCACACCGCGAAGAACGTCCTCCGCCAGTACCTCAGCGAGGAGCGCACCTATCCCGTGGAGGCGGGGAGCGACCGGGAGGTGCAGGCCGCCGTCGTCCAGTTCGACCCGCAGGACGAGTACGCACAGATGCACGACGACAACCCCGACGCTACCCGCGAGGACGAGCACCGCTGGGAGCGCGAGGGCATCGCGCACGGCGGCCACGACGACACCGTCGCGTTCGTCCCGAAGGTCGGGAACGCGACCTACACCGCCGCCCACCACGGCGCCGACCAGGTGCCGTTCACCATCCCGTTCAGCATGGCTCGCAGTCGCCCGTGGCTCGCCGCGTCCGCCGGCCTCAACGACAACCAGTATCCCGCCCTGCAGGACCTCCTCCAGCGCTTCTTCCGCCAGCGCGGCGCGGACGGGACCTACGAGGAGTTCTGCGCCTTCCTCGACGACCCCGCGCTCAAGGAGGAACTCGACGAGTCCGGGAAGGTCCACGAAGCCACCTACGAGGCCGTCTTCCGCCGCGTACGCGGCGTCCCGGACGGCGTCTTCGACCAGGACGCCCGCCCCATCACCGACCTCGTCGAGCAGTTCGTCAAGCCGGGTCGCCTCTCCGTGGTGCCGACCTACCACATCAGCGACTCGCGCGCCACCGAGACGGTCGTGCTCGCGCTCGCGAGCCTCCTCGTCGACGAGAAGCTTTCGAGCGACCCCCGTCACCCCCGCATCGCCGAGACGCCGCTCGTCGTCGGGATGGACGAGGCGCACAACTTCCTCGCAGACGCCGACACCGTCCAAGCCCGCCACGTCGTCGCGAAGTTCACCGACGCCGCCAAACAGGGGCGCAAGGAGCGCCTCGGGCTCTTCCTCATCACGCAGGACCCACAGGACGTCGCGGAGAGCGTGTTCAAGCAGATCAACACGAAGGTCGTCCTCAACCTCGGCGACGAGGACGCCATCAAGAGCGTCAACATCCCCGCGAGCCTCGCGGAGAAGGTCCCTTACATGGAGACCGGCCAGATGGTCGTCTACTCGCCCGACAACTCCGAACCCGTCGAACTCGTCGGCCTCCCCACCTGCCTCACCCGCCACGGGCGCGACTGA